Proteins encoded in a region of the Planococcus citri chromosome 1, ihPlaCitr1.1, whole genome shotgun sequence genome:
- the LOC135849916 gene encoding ribonucleoprotein PTB-binding 1-like, translated as MSTSCANIPFVASSVLSRYAASPIVTASVSTTNDQYWDDTNDTKPSPAALTLTLDDVKQKISVIKSKFHQDRKLLVKHLPRNVVKQEISQLLSDYRIKYIHITSNDDTSGTAMVTLEDPHILEDWNTDNPFFLRGQSVSVSPTPTEMLLCVARLPLYYGEDEFYNMIKSYGDIKTYFLMISEKTGKSKGYGFVQYTNKEHAMAARNALNDKIVDTFRLVCDWLDSSHLTLKSLHSKCLYVDKLPNNFRDMGEFRKVFAKVVNPPYCQIALKNGCPLDWGLVEYLTAEDAELAQTSCNNVPIRNQPIRVVFYIPGVRAINLYLRLLNDMPPKGKSAGLLPDPSGQSIMQSIQNLSKQNPIFAQNLKNIILHQIQESKLSKDDDSQSAPTSKSAQDTKIIDRMPPTHGVVKNGKLLEEKLGPSPPPPSNVASAAGIVNTLPMINANGFVSQTAVPTIVANTAVPPPLVEKLAAYPRPLSINVKEKPPGAAAACLNPQLFWNDLISPTSFHQLNGAYTPMVPATIPIEPTPPPAPATAAFTVPAVSAAQMPPPPNFLHEIINLPNMQQNLLSLINHHPSPACTVSHSVPNLTAVATPAIFSTLNPAGALEAANWSTTLTGAGAEAALIPTPLPPQFLTAVPKSAAALIPNWPPSIPTFIPPSSIPTVFTSECWQTTASMPHSFIVTQAASTPIVTGQKRKLLPSPEKSPEGSYIGQHSQGIGGHYADSYFKKKKMF; from the coding sequence atgtcgaCCAGCTGCGCTAATATACCATTCGTCGCATCATCTGTGCTTAGTCGTTACGCAGCATCGCCTATAGTCACCGCATCGGTATCAACGACCAACGATCAATATTGGGACGACACAAACGATACGAAACCGTCGCCGGCGGCGTTGACGTTGACGTTGGATGATGTCAAACAAAAGATATCCGTCATCAAGTCGAAATTTCACCAAGACCGTAAACTATTGGTGAAACATTTACCTCGTAATGTTGTCAAACAAGAGATATCGCAATTGTTAAGCGATTACCGTATAAAATACATTCATATTACGAGTAACGATGATACATCGGGCACGGCGATGGTGACGTTAGAAGATCCGCACATTTTAGAAGACTGGAACACGGATAACCCGTTTTTTTTGCGCGGACAAAGCGTATCGGTGTCGCCGACACCGACGGAAATGCTGCTCTGTGTAGCTAGGCTACCGCTGTACTACGGCGAAGACGAATTTTACAACATGATCAAGAGTTACGGCGATATAAAAACGTATTTCTTGATGATCAGCGAAAAAACGGGTAAAAGTAAAGGATACGGGTTCGTTCAGTATACGAATAAGGAACACGCGATGGCAGCTCGTAACGCTCTCAACGATAAAATCGTCGATACGTTCCGGTTAGTGTGCGACTGGTTGGATTCTAGTCATTTGACGCTTAAATCGCTGCATTCGAAATGTCTGTACGTGGACAAACTGCCGAATAATTTTAGAGATATGGGCGAATTTCGCAAAGTTTTCGCCAAAGTGGTCAATCCTCCGTATTGCCAAATAGCGTTGAAAAACGGATGCCCTCTAGATTGGGGATTGGTCGAGTACTTGACCGCCGAAGACGCCGAATTGGCTCAAACCTCCTGTAACAACGTCCCGATACGTAATCAGCCCATTAGAGTTGTATTCTATATACCCGGAGTCAGAGCTATAAACTTGTATCTGCGTTTGTTGAACGATATGCCGCCCAAAGGTAAATCGGCCGGATTACTGCCCGATCCCAGCGGTCAATCTATCATGCAGTCTATACAAAATCTATCCAAACAGAATCCCATATTCGCTCAGAATTTAAAGAATATTATTCTACATCAAATTCAAGAGTCGAAATTATCCAAAGATGACGATTCGCAGTCAGCTCCCACCTCGAAATCCGCTCAAGATACCAAAATCATCGACAGAATGCCACCTACTCATGGGGTAGTGAAAAATGGTAAATTGCTGGAAGAGAAACTCGGTCCTTCACCGCCGCCACCTTCTAACGTCGCTAGTGCCGCAGGCATCGTGAATACTTTACCGATGATAAACGCTAACGGATTCGTATCTCAGACGGCGGTTCCGACGATCGTTGCCAATACAGCCGTACCTCCTCCGCTGGTAGAAAAGCTCGCAGCGTACCCGAGACCTTTGTCTATAAACGTCAAAGAGAAACCACCTGGCGCAGCAGCAGCCTGTTTGAATCCTCAGCTATTCTGGAACGATCTAATTTCGCCTACATCTTTTCATCAACTCAACGGCGCCTATACTCCCATGGTTCCGGCTACGATTCCCATCGAACCTACACCTCCACCTGCCCCAGCTACTGCTGCGTTCACCGTACCGGCAGTTTCGGCTGCTCAAATGCCGCCACCACCTAATTTCCTCCACGAAATAATCAACTTACCCAACATGCAGCAGAATTTGTTGAGTTTGATCAATCATCACCCTTCGCCAGCCTGTACGGTTTCCCACTCGGTACCAAATTTGACCGCTGTCGCTACTCCGGCCATTTTCTCAACCTTGAATCCAGCCGGAGCGCTAGAAGCGGCTAATTGGTCGACAACTTTGACCGGTGCAGGAGCCGAGGCTGCTCTTATACCGACTCCGTTGCCTCCTCAGTTCCTTACAGCTGTACCTAAATCTGCCGCTGCCCTCATACCCAACTGGCCGCCGTCTATTCCGACTTTCATACCACCGAGCAGTATTCCAACTGTGTTCACCAGCGAATGCTGGCAAACGACAGCCAGTATGCCTCACAGTTTCATCGTCACCCAGGCAGCTTCCACACCCATTGTAACTGGACAAAAACGTAAACTTTTACCTTCGCCCGAAAAGAGTCCCGAAGGGTCGTATATCGGTCAACATTCTCAAGGTATAGGAGGGCATTATGCCGAttcgtattttaaaaagaagaaaatgttttga